A stretch of DNA from Candidatus Hydrothermales bacterium:
GCTGCTAAAAACTTAACTTTTTATGTATATAATTATCTTGAGAAAAAAGCAGTTGTGTCTTTTCCTTCGGCTCTGGATGTTTTAAAGATGAAAAAGGGTGATTGTAATGAGCATTCAGTTCTTTTTACAGCTTCAGCAAGAGCTTTGGGGATTCCCTCTGAAATAGCTGTAGGACTTGTTTTTACAGAGGGCTACTTTTATTATCATGCCTGGAATGCTATTTATCTTGATAAGTGGATATTTGTAGATCCCACTTTTGGCCAATTTCCAGCAGATCCCCTTCATATAATGTTAAAGCTTGGCGGAGTAGAAAAGCAGGCAGACGTTATGGCAGTTGTTGGAAAAATTAAAATAGAAGTAATAGAGCTAAAATAATGTTTCTTCTTAAGTTATCAAACATAATAAAAAAGTTCGAAAGATTCCAACTTGGACCGATTAATTTAACGATAAATGAGGGTGAAATTTACGGTCTTATTGGTCCAAACGGTTCAGGTAAAACAACGACCCTGAAGATAATAACGGGCCTTCTGATACCTGATGATGGAGAGATTTTTTTTAGGGAAAGAGTAATAGAAAGATTTGATGATTTTAAAAAAAACTTAGGTTTTGTGCCTGACAATCCCTTTGTATATCCCTATCTTTCAGGTTACGAGCATCTGCTTTATACAGCAAGGCTCTATAAGTTAGAAGATGAATATATAAAAGAGAGAATAGCTTACTACTCAAAACTGTTTGATATGGAAAGTTGGATTGATACTCAGTCAAGGTTTTATTCTTATGGTATGAAGCAAAAAATATCTATTACATCGGCTCTTTTACATGATCCTGAGCTTCTTATTGTAGATGAGCCTATTACAGCCTTAGATCCTGTATCGGTTTACAGGTTCAAAAAGCATCTTATAGAGCGTAAAAAATTGGGGAAATCGACTTTACTTGCTACGCACTCTTTATTTTTTACCGAGGAGCTTTGTGATAGGGTTGGTATCATCTTTGGTGGCAAAATTTTTAGGGAGGACTCACCTCAAAATTTGAAAAAAGAGACTAATTCAGTTTCTTTAGAAGAAGCTTTTATCAAAATCGTTGCTTAAAAATTTTTAATTAGATTAGAGGTAAACTTCCTTCTTTTTTTTAAACATATTAAAAATAGTAAAGAAACCGAGAAAAATTGTAAGCACTGTTACGATGGCAGGGCTTGTGGGAATATCAAGGATGTAAGAGATAACAGCACCGAGCACTGAAGATAAGATACCTATTGTCCATCCAAAAATAAGTTTGTAAATAAAGTTTTTAAAAAGTAGAGTTGAAATAAGAGGGGGAATTATAAGAAAAGAAAAAACAAGTAGGACACCTGCCGTTTGAACAGAGTGAGTGACGGCGAAAGCAAAGGTAGAAAAAAATAAAATGTCAAGTAATAGATTCTTTTCTTTACCTTCTGATAGATTTAGGAATTTTTTCCAAAGTAAAAGGTGTAGGAGGCCTATTAAAAGGTAGAAAAAAAATATTTTAAGGAGTTTACTATAGGTAATCCAAAGGAGACTGCCTGAGAAAAGTTCTCTTAGTGCCTCTTCTCCGTGGGGAGCTTTTTCTAAAAAAAGGATCGTAAGGGCTGTAGCAGCAACGTAGCTTATTCCTATAAGTGCCTCCTGTATAGTCTTGTTATCATAGGTTCTATATGTAGATAAAAGAACTGAGCCCAATAGACCAAAAAGTAAGGAAGAAAAGAAGTGATTTAGATTGAAAAGAAAAGCGAAGGCAACACCCATTGCCACTATTTGAGCAATGGCAAGGTCAGCAAAGATAATTCCCCTTTTTAAGATATGAATACCAAAATACGTATGAATTCCCACGAGTATAAACGATGAGATTAATATAGGTAAAAGTATATCGATCATTTTTTTGATTTGTTCAAAACGTTCAGAATTTCCCTCATAAGATCAAAGTAATTTTTAATGTTATCAAAGCTATTTATGTCATGTGGAAGCACTACATAATCCACACCTGTTAGTTCTGAAATTTTCTGTGGAGCCTTTTTATCATAATAAACTGAGGTTATTATAAGAGAAACCCCTTCACTTTTTATTTTATCTACTAGATTCTTAATATGGTGAGCTGAAGGTGGAATACCGGGATTAGGTTCAATATAGTCTACAAAGTAGAACCCAAACCTTTTTGCTGTATACTCATAGAGTTTATGATAACTTACAAATTTTTTACCTTTGAGATTGCTATAACGGTCAAGCCAAATATTTAAACTGTCGCTTAGTTCTTTTTTCAGCTTTTCTCCATTTTTTATGTAAATTTCCTTGTTCTTATAATCTAATTCTTGTAATCTCTTTGTTAGTGAATCAGTTATGTAGATAAGGTTTAATGGATCAAAGTGGTAGTGGGGGTTTCCGAACGGATGAACATCGCCCATTGCTCTTGTAACAGGGCTTTCTATTTTTTCGATCACTTCGGGAATAAATTTTGATAAGTTTATGTGTCCTTTTTGCCCAGGCATTATTTTTGGATTACCGCTTCTTTCAATTAGGTAGGGCAGGTAAGCTATTTCAAGGTCAAGACCGTTATAAATAAGCACATCAGCCTTTTTTATCTCGACTATCATACTTGGTTTTGTATTTATGTTGTGTGGATCTGATCTTCCGTCTACTAAGGTATAGACTAAGACCTTATCACCTCCTATTTCTTTTGTTAGCCATCCAATCCATGGTAAGGTTACAAAAATTTTTAATGTAGAAAAGAGAAAAATTGTAGTCATGGTTTCCTCCTCTTTTAATTTTTAAAAGGGATGAGCACCATGAGGGCCGACACTGAAATTAAACTCAAAGTAAACTTTTTTCTCCTCTGTCTCATAGCCTATTCTAAATCTTGAAAACTCTGTCGGGCTAAAGTCAACCATAGCCATATTTTTTCTTTGTTCTTTATTTTCCTCTTCTAAGAAATCAAATCTATAACCTACTCTCCATCTAGGTATAAATTTAAAGACAAAATCAAAATAAAAAGATCTAAAGTGAGCGTTTTGAGAATAACTAGCTGTGATCAGTAAGCCCCTTAATCTTTCTTCTCCTGGTTTTATTCTTTTAAAAGCAATTTCTGTTCCGAACCATTTAATTGTATCTTTTTTAATTCCTGTAAAGGAAGATATCCACAGGGTTATATTAAAGGGTATTTCGCTAGAAAAGTGGAGGTAACCAATATAATTATCATATCTCCCTATATCACCTTTAAAAACTTCTATGCCCGGTTCAATAAATAATTTGAAGGGGAAAATGTAGGATAGGCCTATGCCAAGTCCGCTTATTTCTTCATGTTTGTGGTTAGTTATTTCATGGTGAGGGTGGATGTGATTATGGTTTTCTTTAGTTAAAGTTAGGTGTTTATACATCATGGGAAGTTCGGGGAAGTCATAAAAGTGTGGATGGAATGTGTTTAGTCTTGTGAATCTGCTTCTAAATTTTCCGATTAGGATTTCAACGGGTAGTGTTAAAGTTTTAGCGTATCCTTCTTCTAGCTCGATTCCTGCTTCGGTTAATGGAAAAAAGCCGAAAAAGATGAAATATGGATCTATGGCTCCTTTTATATTGAATTCAAAGGAAAAATCATTTTTTATTGTGTCTCTCTTTTTTTGAATTTTTAAATATAGTACACCCCCGAATTCGGGGTTAAAGTATGGTTGTAAAAGTTGAGTTAAAACTAAAATTTTTAACATTTCTACCTCCTTTTTTAAATCAAAAATTATAAAAAGGTTTTGGTAAAATTAAGTTAAATTAAGTTATTTTTATAAGAGAGAAGGAGGGGCTCTTGAGAAAGGGCAAAATAGATTTTGAGAATCAAAATTTTTTAATAGTGAATTTTTAAGAAATCCTTCTTTATTTTTATTGTTAAAAATTACTATTTCTTCTTTTTTTGTTTGCTCAGAATGAAAAGTGTTTAATACGCAAAGTTTGCAATTTTCACTTTTTGTTTCAAAATGATTATGATTTGAAAAATTTAAAAATGTTAAACATACAAAAGTTAATTTTAGTAAAAAAATTTGCTTTAGTTTTATAAAGATTTTTAAGGTTTAAAAAGATGGGAGTTGAACCCCATTTTCTAATCTATTTTCTAGCGGGCTAGTGCAATTGGTACTCCGTTATAATCGGCAGTGTAGCTGTTGCAGCTATATGTTATAGTAATGTAGTTGTGACCGTCTGTTACTTTAACTTTACCTCTATCAGGGTATTCGCAGTCTTTATTTTCATCAAAATGTAAATCTTCACCTATTACTCTTAGAGCATAAGTAACTCCTGCATATTTAATTTCAAAGTCTGCAGCATAGTTAAACGTTCCAGCAACCCATGGTTCACCAGGATTATCCGGAGTGTAGTCAATGTCAAGGTCTATTGACCATGAAATTTCTTCTGTAGTGATGAATTTATACTCATAATAAATGTGGCCAGAAAAATCTGTTCCTATTTTATCTATGTCGTAACGAGAATTTGACCTGATAGTATATTGTGGTGTATTTCCTTGAATAAATTTAAATTCAAAATTGTTAACCTCGATATAAAAACCTGATGTAGAGTCGTTATCGTCTTTATCCTTTATTATGAATTCTCCGCTGAAAACAAGTGAAGAATTTGGATCGTCCGGATATTGAACTGTGCAGTTATAAGTCATTTTAGCATCTTTAAAATAACCGTCTCCATCTGAGTCAGTGGTGTCTCCAGATATTTCTACGCAAGGAGTCTTATTTGCTCCTATTTTTCCAAA
This window harbors:
- a CDS encoding metal ABC transporter permease, giving the protein MIDILLPILISSFILVGIHTYFGIHILKRGIIFADLAIAQIVAMGVAFAFLFNLNHFFSSLLFGLLGSVLLSTYRTYDNKTIQEALIGISYVAATALTILFLEKAPHGEEALRELFSGSLLWITYSKLLKIFFFYLLIGLLHLLLWKKFLNLSEGKEKNLLLDILFFSTFAFAVTHSVQTAGVLLVFSFLIIPPLISTLLFKNFIYKLIFGWTIGILSSVLGAVISYILDIPTSPAIVTVLTIFLGFFTIFNMFKKKKEVYL
- a CDS encoding metal ABC transporter substrate-binding protein gives rise to the protein MTTIFLFSTLKIFVTLPWIGWLTKEIGGDKVLVYTLVDGRSDPHNINTKPSMIVEIKKADVLIYNGLDLEIAYLPYLIERSGNPKIMPGQKGHINLSKFIPEVIEKIESPVTRAMGDVHPFGNPHYHFDPLNLIYITDSLTKRLQELDYKNKEIYIKNGEKLKKELSDSLNIWLDRYSNLKGKKFVSYHKLYEYTAKRFGFYFVDYIEPNPGIPPSAHHIKNLVDKIKSEGVSLIITSVYYDKKAPQKISELTGVDYVVLPHDINSFDNIKNYFDLMREILNVLNKSKK
- a CDS encoding ABC transporter ATP-binding protein; this encodes MFLLKLSNIIKKFERFQLGPINLTINEGEIYGLIGPNGSGKTTTLKIITGLLIPDDGEIFFRERVIERFDDFKKNLGFVPDNPFVYPYLSGYEHLLYTARLYKLEDEYIKERIAYYSKLFDMESWIDTQSRFYSYGMKQKISITSALLHDPELLIVDEPITALDPVSVYRFKKHLIERKKLGKSTLLATHSLFFTEELCDRVGIIFGGKIFREDSPQNLKKETNSVSLEEAFIKIVA